A region of the Paramormyrops kingsleyae isolate MSU_618 chromosome 6, PKINGS_0.4, whole genome shotgun sequence genome:
CACAGCCAAGATAAAATCATATTACAATATTAAAGAAGACCTACCTATCAAGTGGAGATTGGAAATGCCAGCAGGCTGTGGTGGGTCATACTAAGCCAGGATTTTGGTGTGACTTATCATTGCTCAGAAACAGAGCTAATCATGTCAACCACACAGCAGGATTAGAAGACAGGTGGAACCAATCAGAGCACAAAACCCAGGTTATCTGTCTCCCCGTCCTGAATAGCTGCTTTCATCCTTCCACCGGAGTTATATCACCTGTTTACATTTTCCTACTGACTTGGTTTTGATTTATCCGGAGTGTTTTTTTCTACCATTCTTACAGTCACTAAAAACTGTACCTTTTCACTGTACCTTATATCTGCAGATAAATAATCATGGTGTCTGTTCTAACATCTCACATTGTGTAAATATGTTGCTTGTAGCATCCATATCTTATTTgacttgtacttttactttgTGCCTATAGCATTACAGATATTTTTGATGAGAAATGTACGGAGTGTATTTATTTGTGCGGCTATAGATGTGTTTTTGAGATAGAGCGACATAATGCAAACACTAACAGGCAGCATTAGTAATaccataataaaaatgtttctgcaTTTATCAATCCAGTtgttttctatacccacttgtctTATGTAGGGTCGTGGTGTCCAGAACCTAACCTGGATGCtaagggcacaaggtagggaataacccaggatggggtgccaactgTCTAAGAAAATCTCATATAAATAGCGGGCAGCAAAATTCCTTAATATTCCCAATCCGATGCCATTGAATGTACCGGTACTCACTCTGGCGTGTTGATCCAGATGATGCCCCGATGGCAGTAGTACACACATTCCTTGTCTTTGTAAGAGTAGCATGTGCACCGTTTTGATCTTATTGGAGGCCTTGACATCTCACACTCGGGGCACATGACATCCACCACTGTTCCTCTCGGATAGCCAGCTGGCTCCACTGTGGGATGCTTCACGAGTTCCACCAGCTGCCCTGTCTGATGTCCCGTCAGCTTGTTGACATCTGTGCTGGTTGGTGAGGAACCTTCAATTGCACCAACGGGGAGATACAATAGAAGTAAAGCACTAAACAGAATTATTGAAATGGACTGAACACTACAATAAAACTGATGTAAAAAGAGCA
Encoded here:
- the edn3b gene encoding endothelin-3b isoform X2, with the translated sequence MKCSFMELVAAVARGSSPTSTDVNKLTGHQTGQLVELVKHPTVEPAGYPRGTVVDVMCPECEMSRPPIRSKRCTCYSYKDKECVYYCHRGIIWINTPERTVPYGESSYRGLQRIRRSGRGVAYSQQSFGPQRCRCRDHADSSCSSFCRGRWRTLSHSAQPAANPC